GTAGGACGACGGGGAGCGGCCGTAGAACGGGACGCCCAGCACCGCCTTCGAGCGGGGCAGCCCGCGGCCCACCCAGTAGTTCAGCGACTGCACCGCCAGGTCATACGTCGAGTGGGGCTGCCCACCGTCGTAGGCCATGATGTTGATGAAGTCGAAGTCGGCGAACGACGACGTGGGGATGCCGCCACCGTAGTAGCCGTTGGCGACCACGGCCGCCGTGAGCAGCTTGCCCCGGCTGTGCATCGCCGCGCCCAGCTCGCGCGTCAGCGCCCCGAAGTTCGTCGAGGACGCGCCCGGGTCCGGGTACTCCCAGTCCAGGTCGACGCCGTCCAGCCCGGCCGCGTTGACGAAGTTCACCAGCGTGTTGACGAAGTTGGTGCGCGCACCGGCGTTGGCGGCCATCTGCTCGAACGCGCTGTCATCGCCGTTGTTCCAGCCGCCCACCGCGATGAGCACCTTGACGCCGCGCGCGTGCGCCGCCTGCACCAGCGACCGCAAGCGGGCATCCCCGCTGCTCACCCCGGTGAGGCCGCCCTGCGCTGTGGGGAGCGCGAACGCGTAGTTGATGTGCGTCAGCTTGTCGTACTGGATGGCATTGACGTCACCGGCCCAGGTGGGGAAGTAGCCAACCACCCGCGTCGCGAGCGCCGGGGACTCCTGCTCCCCCAGCGACTCCGGGGACCCGGCCAGGTCCTCGGGTTGCCCGGAGCAGGCCAGCCGGGTGGCAAGACATGCGGCGCCGAACGTCAGGGACTTCCAATGCAAGGCATTGTGAGACATGGGGACTCCTTCCGGGTGGATGAGGGGGACTACCGCCACTGGTAGACGCGGACCCAGTCGACTTCCATCTGCTGCGGCGTCTGGCGGATGAGGTCCAGCGTGGACTGCGGCACGCCGTAGTAGGGCGTGCTCGCGCCATTGACGCCGAACGGATAGGTGCCGCCGACCGCCAGGTTCAGGATGATGTAGAACGGCTTGTCATACACCCAGGGGCCGTAGCGCTGGACCTCCGCGCGCGTCACCGTCTTCACCAGCACGCCGTCGATGAACCACTTGATGTCGGCGGTGGAGAACTCGGTGCGGTACACGTGCCAGTCGCTGACGGGCGAGCTGGGGAAGAACTGGCCGTTGATGGGCGTGTTGCCGAAGTAGCCCGGGCCGTGCAGCGCGCCGGAGGTCCAGTTGGCGTAGCCGACGTTCTCCATGATGTCGAGCTCGCCGCAGTCGGGCCAGCCGACCTGGCCGATGTTGTTGCCGAGCAGCCAGAACGCCGGCCACAGCCCGGGGCCCACCGGCAGCTTGATGCGCGCCTCGATGCGGCCGTGGCCGAACTCCCGCAGGCCCGCGCTCTCCAGGCGGCCCGAGGTGAACGGGTAGCCGTTGTTCCACTCGTTGCGAGCGATGAGCTTCAGCGTGCCGTTGCTGACCTGCACGTTGTTGGCCGAGCTGGTGTACTGCTGCTGCTCGTTGTTCACATGGACGCCGGTGTTGTGGAACCAGTTGGACGTGTTCACCCGGTCGCCGTCGAACTCGTCACTCCAGACCTGGGCCCAGCCGCCACCGCCGCCGCCCACGGAGCCCCAGGTGAACGACTCCCAGCACCCGGCCGTCCCACGGCTGGCGTACAGCGGCGCGGAAGCCCCGCGGTCCAGGTCGGCGGACACGAACAGGTTGTTGCTCCGGGCCCGCAGGCCGATGGAGCCATTGCCGAAGTCCACCCACTGGAACCGCTCCCAGTCCTGGATGGTGGCGCGGTTGGCGACCAGCTGGCCGCCGAGGTTCGTATCGGCGGACA
This genomic window from Pyxidicoccus xibeiensis contains:
- a CDS encoding glycosyl hydrolase family 18 protein; the protein is MSHNALHWKSLTFGAACLATRLACSGQPEDLAGSPESLGEQESPALATRVVGYFPTWAGDVNAIQYDKLTHINYAFALPTAQGGLTGVSSGDARLRSLVQAAHARGVKVLIAVGGWNNGDDSAFEQMAANAGARTNFVNTLVNFVNAAGLDGVDLDWEYPDPGASSTNFGALTRELGAAMHSRGKLLTAAVVANGYYGGGIPTSSFADFDFINIMAYDGGQPHSTYDLAVQSLNYWVGRGLPRSKAVLGVPFYGRSPSSYVAYSQLVAWDSQAPYKDNVGDVYYNGIPTIQAKARLALQQGGGVMIWELTQDTTGATSLLSAIAQVLQPPGGGTAYRIVNKLTGKCLDIDGPSAADGVTIHQWACHSGTSQQWVMEPTDSGYVRFISRYSGKALDIAEVSTADGARLHQWGYVGGANQQFRAVSLGNGYHRLEARHSGKALDVLNCWTSGDGTILQQWTWSNNDCQQFRLEAL
- a CDS encoding family 16 glycosylhydrolase, with the protein product MVESTKTAPGRWALALAVGSLLLSAQAVAQPIGQNIWLRACSTQQYVSADQNLGATAPLVANRGTVQGWEQFQVVDAGGGTIALRASGSGLYVSADTNLGGQLVANRATIQDWERFQWVDFGNGSIGLRARSNNLFVSADLDRGASAPLYASRGTAGCWESFTWGSVGGGGGGWAQVWSDEFDGDRVNTSNWFHNTGVHVNNEQQQYTSSANNVQVSNGTLKLIARNEWNNGYPFTSGRLESAGLREFGHGRIEARIKLPVGPGLWPAFWLLGNNIGQVGWPDCGELDIMENVGYANWTSGALHGPGYFGNTPINGQFFPSSPVSDWHVYRTEFSTADIKWFIDGVLVKTVTRAEVQRYGPWVYDKPFYIILNLAVGGTYPFGVNGASTPYYGVPQSTLDLIRQTPQQMEVDWVRVYQWR